The following nucleotide sequence is from bacterium.
AGGAGGACCCGCGCTGGGCCAATTACTCGGCCAAGCTGATGTTCACCACCGGCGGCCGGGCCTACGTCTCCTTCATCCAAGTGAAGATCGAAAATGCCCAAGGTAAGTTGGTTTTGGAGGCGGACTGCGATGCCCCTTGGGTCCTGGCCCAGCTGCCGGAAGGCAGCTATACCATCAAGGCGACCGCCGATCGCAAATATCCGAAGAGTGCCAAACTCCAAGTCGGGGGTGGAAAGCAGGCCGAGCTGGCGATAAGATTCCCCGAAATTTCGGGCGAAATGTAATAATTAGAAAAAGGCATTGACTGCACCGGGACTGGGGGATAAGGCTCCCAAAATTTTTTGTCGACCGCTGGGCGGTCGAAGGAGAAATGAGTGCGGGTCCGGCCCCTCGAAGATGCGAAAAAGAAGAAGCTGCTGGAAAGGAATTTGAAAAACCTCCCACGATAGGGAGGTTTTTTTTTATCCGATGGCTGAAAAAAAAGAAAAACTGCTCCTGGACGGCGGCCAGCTCGAAACCGTGCTGAAGCGCCTCGCTTCCCAAATCGCCGAGCGCCAAGACGGGGAGGGCTCTTACTCCCTGATCGGGATCCACACCCGCGGCGTTCCGCTGGCCCGCCGCTTGGCGGCCCATCTCAAGTCGCCGGCGCCGATCGGCATCCTCGACATCAATCTTTACCGCGACGATTTGAGCACCGTGGCCGACATGCCGGTGGTCAAGGAAACCAAGATGCCCTTCGCGGTCGACGGGGCCCGGGTCCTGCTGATCGACGACGTCCTCTACACCGGCCGGACGGTGCGGGCCGCCTTGGACGCGCTCTTCGACCTGGGCCGGCCCCGCAAGGTCGAGCTCTTGGCCCTGGTCGACCGGGGCGGACGGGAGATCCCGATCCAGGCCGATATCTGCGGCAAGACCCTCGACGTGCCCGCCGGCGAGGTCGTGAAGGTTCGTTTCAAGGAAACTGATGGCATCGATGAGGTGGTCATTGCGAAACTGTAGGGACGGGGCTTGCCCCCGCCTTTAGCAGGGAGACTATTGGTAGACGGGGCCCCCGCGAGGGGCGCCCCTACTTAACTATGAAACTGTCTCAAACCCACATCCTGAGCATGTCCAGCTTGAGCCGCGAGGAGATCGAGTTCATCTTCCGCACCACCGACACCTTTCGCGAGGTCGGCGGCCGGGCCATCAAGAAGGTGCCGGCCCTGCGCGGCAAGACGGTGATCAACCTCTTCTTCGAAAATTCGACCCGGA
It contains:
- the pyrR gene encoding bifunctional pyr operon transcriptional regulator/uracil phosphoribosyltransferase PyrR produces the protein MAEKKEKLLLDGGQLETVLKRLASQIAERQDGEGSYSLIGIHTRGVPLARRLAAHLKSPAPIGILDINLYRDDLSTVADMPVVKETKMPFAVDGARVLLIDDVLYTGRTVRAALDALFDLGRPRKVELLALVDRGGREIPIQADICGKTLDVPAGEVVKVRFKETDGIDEVVIAKL